In the genome of Cydia strobilella chromosome Z, ilCydStro3.1, whole genome shotgun sequence, one region contains:
- the LOC134754748 gene encoding nudC domain-containing protein 1 translates to MPSSLVDLRPDRRLLDHEFEGYKLNLQALPHYSHELTSRVDRVFPDDVQYSFIHAKLFALHNHLVADKWDYTHSFYYIDEKQQVRHVSFDNANLTFLNNVVYDVPAHVERKSGHFNLCLSFPSSTLALVSDGTGYLHIVDTRARSRPAERNAQWQTQQSSLILGENKYFIIVDSRIVEKNNTEILHCLLLSVEQNEAQFDSVLTWVTFKFDEINSTWCQMSFRQVQGKGIVHYAALESFCSAIYIASDHPFKFTKDSEKEIVEKKEEIKTILYTWLQTSEDITITLKLEENFDKNLFLVDVGPLEVKISYGGKVFVSGRLRNRVDSELTTWNVQDNGQVNVLLTKSDSMLWDNLIEGGDNKGEQIMDESLIEEAHRKLSHLCSETEVTSVEQSAPGLSTQELEECDAASEEDTVLVRLQTNHETTHRVPLSVNRYLFSLTIDPQQSPAIVLRHDVDACIWQPYPTDNRPFLTHEGTLMAFGYIQSSKTNRKFITCPPNLSYGVVCESSRHIFVYRHRNSGQLRNRSGGVNRLVKVGQQNVFNVERFGEVVGIEATNDYLFVLTESALVAIGIQ, encoded by the exons ATGCCTTCGAGTTTAGTTGACCTGCGCCCGGACCGTCGTCTGTTGGACCACGAGTTCGAAGGTTACAAGCTTAACCTGCAGGCGTTACCCCACTACAGTCACGAGCTAACGTCGCGCGTAGACCGTGTTTTCCCCGACGACGTCCAGTACTCTTTCATTCACGCGAAGCTCTTCGCACTTCATAATCACCTGGTAGCAGACAAGTGGGATTACACGCACAGCTTCTACTACATAGATGAGAAACAGCAAGTTAGGCACGTTAGTTTCGATAACGCTAATCTAACGTTTCTAAACAACGTTGTTTACGATGTCCCGGCTCATGTCGAGCGGAAATCTGGTCATTTTAACCTGTGCCTGTCGTTCCCTTCGAGTACTTTGGCTTTGGTGAGTGACGGGACCGGGTACTTGCATATAGTTGACACGCGCGCTCGCAGCAGACCGGCCGAACGCAATGCGCAATGGCAAACGCAGCAGTCCAGTCTCATCTTGGGCGAAAATAAGTATTTCATAATTGTAGACTCTAGAATTGTAGAGAAAAACAATACGGAAATATTACACTGTCTCTTACTGTCTGTAGAGCAGAATGAAGCTCAGTTTGACTCTGTTTTAACATGGGTCACTTTTAAGTTTGACGAAATTAATTCAACCTGGTGTCAAATGAGCTTTAGACAAGTGCAAGGCAAAGGCATTGTACATTATGCCGCATTGGAGAGTTTCTGTTCCGCTATCTACATAGCTTCAGATCATCCATTCAAATTTACAAAAGACTCGGAAAAGGAAATAGTAGAAAAAAAGGAAGAGATCAAGACAATATTGTATACGTGGCTGCAAACATCAGAAGACATAACTATTACGTTGAAATTGGAAGAAAACTTTGACAAGAACCTTTTCCTAGTGGACGTTGGTCCGTTGGAAGTTAAAATAAGCTACGGGGGTAAAGTGTTTGTAAGTGGCCGACTACGGAACAGAGTGGATAGCGAGTTGACTACCTGGAATGTACAAGATAACGGTCAAGTTAATGTACTGTTGACAAAGTCTGACAGCATGCTGTGGGACAACCTCATTGAGG GTGGTGATAATAAGGGTGAACAGATTATGGATGAGAGTCTGATCGAGGAGGCGCATCGCAAACTGTCACATCTGTGCTCCGAGACGGAGGTGACATCCGTAGAACAGTCCGCTCCAGGGCTCTCCACGCAAGAGTTAGAGGAGTGTGATGCAGCATCCGAGGAGGACACAGTGCTAG TTCGCTTACAAACCAACCACGAGACAACCCACCGCGTGCCGCTGAGCGTCAACCGCTACCTGTTCAGTCTCACCATCGACCCCCAACAGTCACCCGCCATCGTCCTACGCCACGACGTTGACGCATGCATCTGGCAACCTTACCCTACCGACAACCGACCTTTTCTGACCCACGAGGGAACTCTGATGGCCTTCGGATACATACAGTCTTCCAAAACGAATAGAAAATTCATCACTTGCCCTCCTAATTTATCTTATGGGGTTGTTTGCGAGAGTTCGAGACATATTTTCGTGTATCGCCATAGGAATAGTGGGCAGTTGAGGAATAGGAGCGGGGGGGTGAATAGGTTGGTGAAAGTGGGGCAGCAGAATGTGTTCAATGTGGAGAGGTTTGGTGAGGTGGTGGGGATAGAGGCGACGAAtgattatttgtttgttttgacTGAGAGTGCTTTGGTGGCTATTGGTATTCAATAG